CCAGTACCGGGCCGGGCGCTGGGCCGTGCCGGTGCTGGCGCTGGTGGGCCGCATGGCTCTCACCAACTACCTGCTTCAGACGCTAATGGGCTCGCTGCTATTTTTTGGCTATGGCTTGGGGCTGCAAGGTACCAGCCAGCTCTGGGTGGCCTGCCTGCTGAGCCTGCCCATATTTGGGCTGCAAGTGGCTTTTAGTGCCTGGTGGCTGGCACATTTCCGCTTCGGGCCCGTGGAGTGGGCCTGGCGTTCGCTCACGCTGGGCCAGCGGCAGCCACTGCGGTTGGCCCCCGCCTAGCCCCCGAGTGGGGGTAGGGCACCGCGCCTGGCCCCTTACCCAACCAGCAGGCCCTGGCTGGCCAGCAGCCGGGCCACGTACTTGCCCACAATGTCGAACTCCAGGTTCACGCGGTCGCCGGCTTGCAGCTGGTTAAAGCCGGTGTGCGCGTACGTGTAGGGGATAATGGCCACCGAAAATTCGGTGGGCGTCGAGTCAAAGCACGTCAGGCTCACGCCATTGATGGTGATGGAGCCCTTCTCCACCGTGAGGCGCTGCGGCCCGGCCTCGTGGCGGAAGCGGAAGAGCCAGGAGCCATCCTGGTCCTGCACGCTGAGGCACTCGGCGGTAGCGTCCACGTGGCCCTGCACGATGTGGCCGTCGAAGCGCCCACCGGCGGCCAGGCAGCGCTCCAGGTTGAGGTGGCGGCCGGGCTGCCACTGGCCCAGGTTGGTTTTGCGCAGCGTCTCGTCGATAGCCGTAACCACGTGCGTGCCGGCCGCCGGATTCAGGGCTACTACCGTGAGGCACACGCCGTCGTGGGCCACGCTCTGGTCAATTTTCAGCTCCCCCGCGAAGGGCGACTGGATGGTAAAATGGCGGTTGGTGCCTTCGTTTTCGACAGCTACCACGGTGCCGACGGCTTCAATTATTCCAGTAAACATAAACCGCAGATTCAAACTGATTTAACGAATTTCGCAGATACGCCGCTTACGCGGCTGGCTATGCTTTTTGGCCTTTTTACTTTTCAGTAGCCTGCACGCAGCGCATACTGGGTATGAGGAATAACAAACGGGCGGCCATTAGTTATGGATTTTGCAGTACATCCGCAAACAGCCTCCCGTGCAAATACGCTAGCCACCCAAACGCAACCACCTGCCAAAGCGGCAGCTAGCCGCGCAGCGGCGTATCCGCGAAATCCGGTAAATCAGCTTGAATCTGCGGTCTATTTGCCCCGGCCTTCCACGATGATTTTCAGCGTATAGAGCAACACCCGAAAGTCCATCGCCAGACTCATGTTTTCAATGTAGAGGATGTCAAACTTGAGGCGCTCCACCATCTGGGCCACGGTTTCGGCGTAGCCGTATTTCACTTGGCCCAGGCTGGTAATGCCGGGGCGCACGCGGTGCAGGTGGCGGTAGTGGGGGGCGATTTGGACAATCTGGTCGATAAAAAACTGGCGCTCGGGGCGCGGGCCCACCAAGCTCATATCGCCTTTAAGTACGTTCCAGAACTGCGGAAACTCATCGAGCCGCACCTTACGCATGAAGCGGCCCCAGGGCGTGATGCGCGGGTCGTGGTCGGAGCTAAGGGCGGGGCCCAGCTGCTCGGCATTCAGGTACATCGAGCGAAATTTGATAATAGCGAATGGCACCGCGTTTTTGCCCACCCGCGCCTGGCGGTAGAATATTGGCCCCGGCGACGACAGGCGCACCATGAGGGCCGT
The genomic region above belongs to Hymenobacter psoromatis and contains:
- a CDS encoding riboflavin synthase; the encoded protein is MFTGIIEAVGTVVAVENEGTNRHFTIQSPFAGELKIDQSVAHDGVCLTVVALNPAAGTHVVTAIDETLRKTNLGQWQPGRHLNLERCLAAGGRFDGHIVQGHVDATAECLSVQDQDGSWLFRFRHEAGPQRLTVEKGSITINGVSLTCFDSTPTEFSVAIIPYTYAHTGFNQLQAGDRVNLEFDIVGKYVARLLASQGLLVG